In Brassica napus cultivar Da-Ae chromosome C2, Da-Ae, whole genome shotgun sequence, the sequence TTGGAGGGATGCGTTGGCTTATTTGGCTAATCTTTCCGGCGAATGTTCCAAAAAATGGTAAGATCTCATCTCCATAAGGACCGGACCAGAAGCTGTTACCCTGTTTCAGATTGTGGTTTGTTGAAGCGTTTCTTGAATcctgatattttattttactctgTTTCagattgtgatttgtttttcttgaatcttgatattttactctgttttatattgtgatttgataaattgtttctTGAATCTTATCTTTTACTATGTTTCAGATTGTGATTTGTTGAATCGTAACTTGAATATTGATCTTTTTCTCTGTTTCAGGTTGTGATTTCTTGAATCTTGATCTTTACTCTGTCGATTTCTTGAAGGGTTTCTTGAATCTTGATATTTTTCTCTGTTTCAGATTGTGATATGTTGAATTGTTTCTTGAATCTTGATATTTTTACTCTGTTTCAGATCGAGATTTATTGAATTGTTTCTTGAATCTTGATCTTTTGCTCTGTTAGGTTTCCTGAATCTTGATCTTttaatctgttttctttttcaggGATGATGACTCAAAGCTTGTCGATGGAATCACGGAGAAGATATCAAAGATGTTGTTCTCAACAACACCTACCAACGGTAACAACCTAATTGGTATCGACCAACACATGGACGAGTTGTATCCATTACTGGATCTACACTCAAACCAAGGTGTTAGAGTGATTGGTATATGGGGAAGAGGAAGCATCGGAAGATCAGTACTAGCTAAGCACGTCTACGAAAACATCTCACATAACTTCGAAGCTCATTGTCACCTCGAAGACGTGAGGAGGGTTTCACGACACTGCCGCAGATCTCATCTACAAGAAGAGCTTCTTTCCAAGATGCAAGGAGAAGGCCTGGGCGCAAAGACAAGGTGTCTTAACGCAATCAAAGCAAGGCTCAGGAACAAGAAGATTCTGCTTGTGGCTAACGACGTAGACAAGATCAAACAGTTAGATGCGCTTGCGGAGGAGTTTAGCTGGTTTGGTCCAGGGAGCAGAATCATCATAACCACACAAGATAGACAACTTCTTAGTTCATCTGGTGTGACGAGTGTCTATGAAGTTGAGCTCTTGAGATGCTACGAAGTTCGTCAGCTATTCAGGTCAGTAGCATTCAAGCAGAGAAGTGATCCTGAAGTTCGTCAGCTCTTTAGGTCATTAGCATTCAAGCAGAGAGATGAACATGTTGGTTTGGAAGAGCCTACATATAGACCCATGGATCTTCCCGgtattaactttatttttaccCTGAAATATTTATTGGCTTTGTTGTGTGATAGAGGCCAGCTTAGGGAAAGACTAGAAGCAATGATATATAGTCTTTAGATTgagtaaatattaattaaactgatgtgtttgtttgttctttGGTAACTTAGTCTTACTAATGTTAAGCCATTCTTTGTATGTGATCTGTTCTTTCTGATGAGGAAATAAATAATACACCATTCTTTAAAGATTTGTCTGTACAACTGGGACTGCTTGTGGCAGACAAT encodes:
- the LOC106379435 gene encoding putative disease resistance protein At4g11170 isoform X2 is translated as MNRILRKLSCVKTKVKTSLRLFESRSSLSSSSSASFTPKRFDVFLSFRGADTRRKFVSFLYKDLEAKEIRTFKDDKELESGRPIPPELIQAIKGSKIAVVVVSATYPASYWCLEELVKILKYEKKGLLKVLPVFYEVDPSHLRWQIGEVAKQFKKHEKRQSKERVKSWRDALAYLANLSGECSKKWDDDSKLVDGITEKISKMLFSTTPTNGNNLIGIDQHMDELYPLLDLHSNQGVRVIGIWGRGSIGRSVLAKHVYENISHNFEAHCHLEDVRRVSRHCRRSHLQEELLSKMQGEGLGAKTRCLNAIKARLRNKKILLVANDVDKIKQLDALAEEFSWFGPGSRIIITTQDRQLLSSSGVTSVYEVELLRCYEVRQLFRSVAFKQRSDPEPFRNISDAFESVLCRGTNIAMEWLGCLHVRSG
- the LOC106379435 gene encoding putative disease resistance protein At4g11170 isoform X1, which gives rise to MNRILRKLSCVKTKVKTSLRLFESRSSLSSSSSASFTPKRFDVFLSFRGADTRRKFVSFLYKDLEAKEIRTFKDDKELESGRPIPPELIQAIKGSKIAVVVVSATYPASYWCLEELVKILKYEKKGLLKVLPVFYEVDPSHLRWQIGEVAKQFKKHEKRQSKERVKSWRDALAYLANLSGECSKKWDDDSKLVDGITEKISKMLFSTTPTNGNNLIGIDQHMDELYPLLDLHSNQGVRVIGIWGRGSIGRSVLAKHVYENISHNFEAHCHLEDVRRVSRHCRRSHLQEELLSKMQGEGLGAKTRCLNAIKARLRNKKILLVANDVDKIKQLDALAEEFSWFGPGSRIIITTQDRQLLSSSGVTSVYEVELLRCYEVRQLFRSVAFKQRSDPEVRQLFRSLAFKQRDEHVGLEEPTYRPMDLPGINFIFTLKYLLALLCDRGQLRERLEAMIYSL